A region from the Campylobacter blaseri genome encodes:
- a CDS encoding GNAT family N-acetyltransferase, producing the protein MIRLARKEDFKDTIEILELAMSDFTDFILDTKDKNKKMKLLEKYFKAKNNRLSYENILVYEEQNEIVATICFYEGWLSDFLDSPFIERLKNIGSKVDILKECKNDEFYIDSVAVKESFRGKGYFKQLMQEAIKIAKELGHSKVSLITQTPEIYERLGFDFIKNLDFYGEVYAKMVKNI; encoded by the coding sequence ATGATTAGATTGGCTAGAAAAGAGGATTTTAAAGATACAATAGAAATTTTAGAACTTGCTATGTCTGATTTTACAGATTTTATACTTGATACTAAAGATAAAAATAAAAAAATGAAACTACTTGAAAAATATTTCAAAGCAAAAAACAATAGACTGTCTTATGAGAACATTCTTGTTTATGAAGAACAAAACGAAATTGTAGCCACAATATGTTTTTATGAAGGCTGGTTGAGTGATTTTTTAGATTCTCCATTTATAGAGAGATTAAAAAATATAGGCTCTAAAGTTGATATTTTAAAAGAGTGCAAGAATGATGAATTTTACATAGATAGCGTAGCGGTTAAAGAGAGCTTTAGGGGCAAGGGTTACTTTAAACAACTTATGCAAGAAGCAATAAAAATAGCAAAAGAATTAGGACATTCAAAAGTAAGTTTAATCACACAAACCCCTGAAATTTACGAAAGGCTGGGCTTTGATTTTATTAAAAACTTAGATTTTTATGGTGAAGTATATGCGAAGATGGTAAAAAATATTTAA
- a CDS encoding TonB-dependent receptor domain-containing protein produces MIKKSSYLNIIILYNLFFSGYLFAYSEVLLEQVSVVAEPNLETTTLKSYQKTGSYNYLDSKEITKFRGSSVGDFLSGIPGVIIGNKRNSGGISVNIRGIQNENRVPVVVDNSIQSIPTWQGYAGSSTRTYLDPDFISNVEIEKGPALGVDGVGATGGVIRMNTIGYQDIIPNNSKKDWGLRVQIGTMSNTVKRPRLYTRGGYQRKWINECLTNNSGICEKQTQTPDARYSSSNPFANLGNSYNYSIAFAKKWENADIVLGYARKKQGNYFVGKHGSIPEVESIDYKREDYIEMGDEYDSIIEGSTNFKNKQGYTYYRAGEEVLNTSQDNKSYLAKLNLYNDNHRINFTYRGYRSKFGELMPSIMVRGYGSLEGEGSEVEVDSYSTKYTYSPQNPYIHLNISAYLTKSDSSNFTPLSQEYGYDFGSDGDSRHAHFTLSTQKGVSVDNTSKFKVLNRDLKLNYGISYAIERIKPPKDALDRVRAKGYPEDAIAPLYIRNAKKREFSAFVSANYKLTKELTFDTGLRYINSKITDYQPLEKFKGYEQDPITGKWVSIIERSYNNPNKAHAISPIVMLSYEPILGYQFYIKYAQAVRSASLFQASKGWSQQNADNSMADLKPERQRNWEIGTNLLFDDVLYDDSILGLKFAFFNNYTKDYLTRTNTIDNSGAIVMQTMNIDSALYRGFEASAYYDMGVFYTKLGLTKYIKTEFCNTEKGGKVCYKGGIINSNIANTLPPKTTFNATIGTRLFNNKLDLGARYSYYGKRIVSVFSHDEKGGNTKSEEWKPYNLVDIYANYKVNDNFTISATLDNVTNRYYLDANNMGLTPAPGRTLHINFDYKF; encoded by the coding sequence ATGATTAAAAAAAGTAGCTATTTAAATATTATCATACTTTATAATTTGTTTTTTAGCGGTTATTTATTTGCTTATTCTGAAGTATTATTAGAACAAGTTAGCGTGGTTGCTGAGCCAAATTTGGAAACCACTACACTTAAAAGTTATCAAAAAACAGGTTCTTATAATTATTTAGATAGTAAAGAGATTACTAAATTTCGTGGTAGTTCAGTTGGTGATTTTTTAAGTGGAATTCCAGGCGTTATAATAGGAAATAAACGTAATAGTGGTGGTATATCTGTAAACATTAGAGGTATTCAAAATGAAAATAGAGTTCCTGTTGTGGTAGATAATTCCATTCAGTCCATTCCAACATGGCAAGGATATGCAGGTTCTAGCACTAGAACATACTTAGATCCTGATTTTATCTCAAATGTTGAAATTGAAAAAGGTCCAGCTTTGGGTGTTGATGGTGTTGGTGCAACTGGTGGTGTTATAAGAATGAATACAATAGGATATCAAGATATAATTCCTAATAACTCCAAAAAAGATTGGGGACTTAGAGTTCAAATTGGAACTATGTCAAATACCGTAAAAAGACCTAGACTTTATACAAGGGGGGGGTATCAAAGAAAATGGATAAATGAGTGCTTGACAAATAATTCAGGAATTTGTGAAAAACAAACTCAGACACCAGATGCAAGATATTCATCATCAAATCCATTTGCAAATTTAGGAAATAGCTATAATTACAGCATTGCATTTGCTAAAAAATGGGAAAATGCTGATATCGTGCTTGGATATGCTAGAAAAAAACAAGGCAACTATTTTGTAGGTAAACATGGATCTATTCCAGAGGTTGAAAGTATTGATTATAAGCGAGAAGACTATATAGAAATGGGTGATGAATATGATTCAATTATAGAAGGAAGCACGAATTTTAAAAACAAACAAGGCTATACATATTATAGAGCTGGTGAAGAGGTTTTAAATACATCTCAAGACAATAAATCATATTTAGCAAAGTTAAATTTATATAATGATAACCATAGAATCAACTTTACATATCGTGGTTATAGAAGTAAATTCGGAGAACTTATGCCGTCTATTATGGTTCGTGGATATGGTTCTTTAGAAGGAGAAGGCTCAGAAGTTGAAGTTGATAGCTATAGCACTAAATATACATATTCTCCACAAAATCCATATATTCATTTAAATATCAGTGCCTATCTTACAAAAAGTGATTCATCAAATTTTACCCCTTTATCTCAGGAATATGGATATGATTTTGGCTCAGACGGCGATAGTAGACATGCTCATTTTACACTTTCAACACAAAAAGGAGTAAGTGTGGATAATACTTCAAAATTTAAAGTGTTAAATAGAGATTTAAAATTAAATTATGGAATTTCTTATGCCATAGAGAGAATAAAACCACCAAAAGATGCACTAGATAGAGTAAGGGCAAAAGGTTATCCTGAAGATGCCATAGCCCCACTTTATATAAGAAATGCAAAAAAGAGAGAGTTTAGTGCATTTGTGTCAGCTAATTATAAACTTACAAAAGAGCTTACTTTTGATACAGGACTTAGATATATAAATAGTAAAATTACAGACTATCAACCCCTTGAAAAATTTAAAGGATATGAACAAGACCCTATAACTGGTAAATGGGTTTCTATAATTGAAAGGTCATATAATAATCCTAATAAAGCTCATGCTATCTCTCCAATTGTAATGCTTAGTTATGAGCCAATTTTAGGGTATCAATTTTATATAAAATATGCACAAGCTGTTAGGTCTGCAAGTTTATTTCAGGCTTCAAAAGGCTGGTCTCAACAAAATGCAGATAATAGTATGGCTGATTTAAAGCCAGAAAGACAAAGAAACTGGGAAATAGGAACTAATCTATTATTTGATGATGTTTTATATGATGATAGTATATTAGGGTTAAAATTTGCATTTTTTAACAACTATACCAAAGATTACCTTACTAGAACTAACACAATAGATAATTCAGGAGCTATAGTAATGCAAACAATGAACATAGATAGTGCTCTTTATAGAGGTTTTGAGGCTTCAGCTTATTATGATATGGGAGTATTTTATACAAAATTAGGACTGACAAAATATATAAAAACTGAATTTTGCAATACAGAAAAAGGTGGTAAAGTTTGCTATAAGGGCGGTATAATAAATAGTAATATTGCAAATACTTTGCCTCCAAAAACAACATTTAACGCAACTATTGGAACAAGACTTTTTAACAATAAATTAGATTTAGGTGCTAGATATAGCTATTATGGAAAGAGGATAGTTTCAGTTTTTTCACATGATGAAAAAGGTGGAAATACAAAAAGCGAAGAGTGGAAACCATATAATTTGGTAGACATATACGCAAATTATAAAGTAAATGATAATTTTACTATTTCTGCAACTTTAGATAATGTAACTAATCGTTATTATTTAGATGCAAATAATATGGGCTTAACTCCAGCTCCGGGAAGAACTTTGCATATAAATTTTGACTATAAATTTTAA
- a CDS encoding DUF475 domain-containing protein: MKYFYSSFIITIIGLVVAFYLGGISAVYICFLLCVLEVSLSFDNAVVNAKVLNGMSKIWQDRFIIFGIPIAVFGMRFIFPLLIVSIASGYGMLQTLNFAITEPEKYHAVLDAHKNEIYIFGGAFLIMVFFDFFFNKDKDVYWIKIIENNVLINFLKNIPNISTILALILGLYIISLTKNTTYTTAYFSAILVHIIISSLNERFSANGVRSGLMGFLYLEVLDASFSFDGVIGAFALSENIFIIMIGLGIGAMFVRSITIYLVEKKTLTQFAYLEHGAHYAILALAIIMFIKVFYEVSEILTGTIGFGFIFLAFLCSVYKNKKTS; this comes from the coding sequence TTGAAATATTTTTATTCATCTTTTATAATTACTATAATAGGTCTTGTTGTAGCGTTTTATTTGGGCGGTATAAGTGCTGTTTATATCTGCTTTTTACTCTGCGTTTTAGAAGTTAGTCTTAGTTTTGATAATGCCGTTGTAAATGCAAAAGTTTTAAATGGTATGAGTAAAATTTGGCAAGATAGATTTATCATTTTTGGGATTCCAATTGCTGTTTTTGGAATGAGATTTATATTTCCTTTGCTTATCGTCTCTATTGCTTCAGGGTATGGAATGCTTCAAACTTTAAATTTTGCAATTACAGAGCCAGAAAAATATCATGCTGTATTAGATGCTCATAAAAATGAAATTTACATCTTTGGTGGTGCTTTTTTAATTATGGTATTTTTTGACTTCTTTTTTAACAAAGATAAAGATGTGTATTGGATTAAAATAATTGAAAACAATGTTCTAATAAATTTTTTAAAAAACATACCAAATATAAGCACTATCCTAGCTCTCATCTTAGGACTTTATATAATTTCTCTAACAAAAAATACAACCTATACCACCGCCTATTTTAGTGCTATTTTAGTTCATATAATAATCTCATCTTTAAATGAAAGATTTAGTGCAAACGGAGTTAGAAGCGGGCTAATGGGCTTTTTATATCTTGAAGTGCTTGATGCAAGTTTTAGTTTTGATGGGGTGATTGGTGCATTTGCTTTAAGTGAAAATATTTTTATCATAATGATAGGACTTGGCATAGGAGCTATGTTTGTAAGAAGTATAACCATATATTTAGTTGAGAAAAAAACCCTAACTCAGTTTGCCTATTTAGAGCATGGGGCACACTATGCTATACTTGCTTTGGCTATTATTATGTTTATAAAAGTATTTTATGAAGTTAGTGAAATTTTAACAGGAACCATAGGATTTGGGTTTATATTTTTAGCATTTTTATGCTCTGTTTATAAAAATAAAAAAACTAGCTAA
- the msrB gene encoding peptide-methionine (R)-S-oxide reductase MsrB, whose amino-acid sequence MKILIKLMMFFAICLNAQNLKGEKMNEIYLAGGCFWGVEGYFKQLDGVIETNVGYANGSSNKTSYYELKFTNHAEAMHLKYDESKITLNEILEHFFRIIDPTSVNKQGNDVGKQYRSGIYYTDDESGNIAKEFIKEKQKEFTKKIAVEVEPLKNYILAEEYHQNYLGKNPNGYCHVDLSLAKVPLEKTKKENKKFKAPPKEELKQKLDPLAYAVTQKDKTERPFSSKYDKFYEKGIYVDVVSGEPLFSSTDKFNSGSGWPSFSKPISKDFVKEKTDYSIGMKRVEIRSTNANSHLGHVFNDGPKEKGGMRYCINGAALKFIPLEDMEKEGYGDYIELVK is encoded by the coding sequence ATGAAAATTTTAATAAAATTAATGATGTTTTTTGCAATATGTTTAAATGCACAAAACTTAAAAGGTGAAAAAATGAATGAAATATATTTAGCAGGTGGTTGTTTTTGGGGAGTTGAAGGATACTTCAAACAACTTGATGGAGTTATAGAAACTAATGTTGGTTATGCAAATGGAAGCAGTAATAAAACAAGCTATTATGAGCTAAAATTTACAAATCATGCAGAGGCTATGCATTTAAAATATGATGAAAGCAAAATTACACTAAATGAAATTTTAGAACATTTTTTTAGAATAATTGACCCTACTTCTGTAAACAAGCAAGGAAACGATGTTGGTAAACAATATAGAAGTGGAATTTACTATACTGATGATGAAAGTGGCAATATAGCAAAAGAATTTATAAAAGAAAAACAAAAAGAGTTTACAAAAAAGATAGCCGTAGAAGTTGAACCACTAAAAAACTATATTTTAGCTGAAGAATACCATCAAAACTATCTTGGGAAAAATCCAAATGGATACTGCCATGTTGATTTAAGTCTTGCAAAAGTTCCACTAGAAAAAACTAAAAAAGAGAATAAAAAATTCAAAGCCCCTCCAAAAGAAGAGTTAAAACAAAAATTAGATCCACTTGCATATGCTGTTACACAAAAAGATAAAACAGAACGCCCATTTAGTAGCAAGTATGATAAATTTTATGAAAAAGGAATTTATGTAGATGTTGTAAGTGGGGAGCCTTTGTTTAGTTCAACTGATAAATTTAACTCAGGATCTGGCTGGCCAAGTTTTTCTAAACCCATATCAAAAGATTTTGTAAAAGAAAAGACAGATTATAGCATCGGTATGAAAAGAGTTGAAATTCGCTCAACAAATGCAAATAGCCATTTAGGACATGTTTTTAACGATGGTCCAAAAGAAAAAGGCGGTATGAGATACTGCATAAATGGAGCTGCTTTAAAATTTATACCACTTGAAGATATGGAAAAAGAGGGATATGGAGATTATATAGAACTTGTAAAATAA
- a CDS encoding molybdopterin-dependent oxidoreductase translates to MKRRDFLKLSALAGVGLQANKIEGIKQTIFDQKKVFCANRFGPYYNKVVSGQIVGVEPFFADKFPTTLNNAVPDKIQNESRVLYPCVRKSYLKNKGPKNPELRGEEEFVRVDWDTALDLAAKALKDNFDKYGAQSIYGECYWWGGIGKVSWGRATARRMLTILGGFVSEDGNYSYGAGHVLMPHIIGTIEPNEAPTRWEAIVKSAKTIVFWGTDPLVTNEIGIGSPTHDGYKYYTKLKKMNENGEKKIYAVDTYRNNTIRYLNSDFIGVIPGTDTAMMIGMCHYLYENKLYDEDFIKKCTVGFNKFKEYLLGEKDNIVKNLEWASKICGVDVKKLEELCISLAKNESIIMSGFAIQRQDHGEQSYWALITLASMLGHIGKEGCGFMTCDQGHKTSDGTFISPVLKGLSSIPSDEYTDENSPWVKNKNYVIPNSRMTDALLNPGSKMLRNGQEFILPHMRVAFSACGSIFTRHQEINKTIEAWKKLDTVITAEPYWTSGAKLSDIVFPVAIEGERDDIDQSNGTGEYIFAIKKAVEPMGESRSDFEICREICKRWGMEEVFTEGKTEMEWIKEIFKDAMEQAKYLGYKDMPTFEEFWENGYIKFDKPEEEKKYFTRFSNFRKNPRKHRLGTPSGRIEIYSPVIAKMGYDDCYGHPTWFEPIEWLGNKEMTKKYPLALNTPHPRLRLHSQLNNSLVRNYAEVNGREPIIISESAAKKRNIKTGDIVRVFNDRGEILCGAMVSDITQDDVVIVCEGAWYDPEIWGKKSLCQHGCVNVLTKDKGTSKLAQSNIAHTNLVEVEKYKGVIRAIKAFSKPKILNA, encoded by the coding sequence ATGAAAAGAAGAGATTTTTTAAAATTAAGTGCATTAGCAGGGGTTGGATTACAGGCAAATAAAATAGAGGGTATTAAACAAACTATTTTTGATCAAAAAAAAGTATTTTGTGCTAATAGGTTTGGTCCTTATTATAATAAAGTAGTTAGTGGTCAAATAGTAGGTGTAGAACCATTTTTCGCTGATAAATTTCCAACTACATTAAATAATGCTGTTCCAGATAAAATTCAAAACGAAAGTAGGGTTTTGTATCCTTGTGTTAGGAAAAGTTATTTAAAAAACAAAGGACCTAAAAATCCAGAACTTAGAGGAGAGGAAGAATTTGTTAGAGTTGATTGGGATACTGCTCTTGATTTAGCGGCTAAAGCATTAAAAGATAATTTTGATAAATATGGAGCCCAGTCTATCTATGGAGAGTGTTATTGGTGGGGTGGAATAGGCAAAGTTAGCTGGGGAAGAGCAACTGCAAGAAGAATGCTTACTATTCTTGGCGGTTTTGTCTCTGAAGATGGGAACTATTCATATGGTGCAGGACATGTTTTAATGCCCCATATCATAGGAACTATAGAGCCAAACGAAGCTCCGACAAGATGGGAAGCAATAGTAAAATCTGCAAAAACTATTGTTTTTTGGGGAACAGATCCGCTTGTTACAAATGAGATAGGAATAGGCTCTCCAACACACGATGGATATAAATATTACACAAAACTTAAAAAGATGAATGAAAATGGTGAAAAAAAGATTTACGCAGTAGATACCTATAGAAACAATACAATTAGATATTTAAATTCTGATTTTATAGGAGTAATTCCTGGCACTGATACTGCTATGATGATTGGAATGTGCCACTACTTATACGAAAATAAACTTTATGATGAAGATTTTATCAAAAAATGCACAGTTGGATTTAATAAATTTAAAGAGTATCTTTTGGGTGAAAAAGATAATATTGTTAAAAATTTAGAATGGGCTAGTAAAATTTGTGGAGTTGATGTTAAAAAACTTGAAGAACTTTGCATATCCTTAGCTAAAAATGAATCAATAATTATGAGTGGATTTGCTATACAAAGACAAGATCACGGAGAGCAATCATATTGGGCATTAATAACACTTGCCTCTATGTTAGGACACATTGGTAAAGAGGGTTGTGGATTTATGACTTGTGATCAAGGGCATAAGACAAGTGATGGCACTTTTATTTCTCCTGTATTAAAAGGATTAAGCTCTATTCCTAGTGATGAATATACTGATGAAAATAGTCCTTGGGTTAAAAATAAAAACTATGTAATACCAAATAGTAGAATGACAGATGCATTGTTAAATCCTGGTTCAAAGATGTTGAGAAATGGACAAGAGTTTATACTTCCTCATATGAGAGTTGCATTTAGTGCTTGCGGTTCTATCTTTACAAGACATCAAGAGATAAACAAAACTATTGAAGCTTGGAAAAAACTAGATACTGTTATAACTGCAGAGCCTTATTGGACAAGTGGGGCAAAGTTAAGTGATATTGTATTTCCAGTAGCCATTGAAGGCGAAAGAGATGATATAGATCAATCAAATGGAACAGGAGAATATATTTTTGCTATTAAAAAAGCTGTTGAACCTATGGGAGAAAGCAGAAGCGACTTTGAAATTTGCAGAGAAATATGTAAAAGATGGGGAATGGAAGAAGTTTTCACAGAGGGTAAAACTGAAATGGAGTGGATAAAAGAAATTTTTAAAGACGCCATGGAACAAGCAAAATATTTAGGCTATAAGGATATGCCTACATTTGAAGAATTTTGGGAAAATGGTTATATTAAATTTGATAAACCTGAAGAAGAGAAAAAATATTTTACAAGATTTTCAAATTTTAGGAAAAATCCTAGAAAGCATAGACTTGGCACTCCATCAGGCAGAATAGAGATATATTCTCCAGTAATTGCAAAAATGGGATATGATGATTGCTATGGACATCCTACTTGGTTTGAACCAATTGAATGGTTAGGAAATAAAGAGATGACAAAAAAATATCCTTTAGCACTAAATACTCCACATCCGCGCCTTAGATTGCATTCACAGCTAAATAATTCTTTAGTTAGAAACTATGCAGAAGTTAATGGCAGAGAACCTATAATCATAAGTGAAAGTGCAGCTAAAAAACGAAATATAAAAACAGGAGATATTGTTAGGGTTTTTAATGATCGTGGCGAGATTTTATGTGGTGCTATGGTTAGTGACATTACTCAAGATGATGTTGTGATTGTGTGTGAAGGTGCTTGGTATGATCCTGAAATTTGGGGCAAAAAGAGTCTTTGTCAACATGGTTGTGTGAATGTTCTAACAAAAGACAAAGGAACTAGCAAGCTAGCACAAAGCAATATAGCTCACACTAACCTTGTAGAGGTAGAAAAGTATAAAGGTGTTATAAGAGCAATAAAAGCATTTTCTAAACCAAAAATATTAAATGCTTAA
- a CDS encoding MOSC domain-containing protein, whose protein sequence is MAKVKQIYCGKEENFNDYKREIYKTSYRKKPIKNGEILEVDKFGFLNDTQSEKEHHGGIDKAVCIYSQKYYSFFKEKYDFNLPECAFGENFTILDLDDSEICLGDQFKCGEVVFEVSQPRRPCWKISSILNIPNLTAIVAKESKTGFYFRVIKPGKLKARDDLILISRKYPKLTIEFINDSIYNARDNADNIIEILKSPKLADAFRISLKKRLENRSFGLEEFQLD, encoded by the coding sequence ATGGCAAAAGTCAAACAAATTTATTGTGGAAAAGAAGAGAACTTTAATGATTATAAAAGAGAGATATATAAAACATCTTATAGAAAAAAACCCATTAAAAATGGTGAAATTTTAGAAGTTGATAAATTTGGCTTTTTAAATGATACACAAAGTGAAAAAGAGCACCATGGTGGTATAGATAAGGCAGTTTGTATATATAGTCAAAAATATTACTCCTTTTTTAAAGAAAAATATGATTTTAATCTACCTGAGTGTGCATTTGGTGAAAACTTTACAATCTTAGATTTAGATGATTCTGAAATTTGCTTAGGCGATCAATTTAAATGTGGCGAAGTTGTTTTTGAAGTTTCTCAGCCAAGAAGACCTTGCTGGAAAATTTCTTCTATTTTAAATATTCCAAATTTAACAGCTATAGTAGCAAAAGAGAGTAAAACTGGGTTTTATTTTAGGGTTATTAAGCCGGGTAAATTAAAAGCTAGAGACGATTTGATTCTTATTTCACGAAAATATCCAAAACTTACAATTGAGTTTATAAACGACTCTATTTATAACGCAAGAGATAATGCAGATAATATAATTGAAATTTTAAAATCTCCAAAACTAGCAGATGCTTTTAGAATTTCACTTAAAAAAAGACTAGAGAATAGAAGTTTTGGACTAGAAGAATTTCAACTTGATTAG
- a CDS encoding cytochrome-c peroxidase has protein sequence MKLTTILLSSAVLAGSLFANSNLAQSAKDFGLIAIPADKAELTKLIEESSPDSKAFPTTEKRVELGKKLYFDPRLSKSGIISCNTCHNLGYGGGDNIPASTGHKWTPNPHHINAPTVYNSVFNSVQFWDGRASHLAEQAAGPMTAAPEMASTPERVEEIINSIPAYVRMFKDAYGKDVKVNFDLITTTIGIFERTLVTPSRFDDFLNGDDNALSKEEKEGLELFLNNGCVSCHNGINLGGTMQPWEVASQYEFSNVGDFKGDENGMVKTPILRNIHLTAPYYHNGAIWSLKDAIKGMGSIQLGIDISDEDAKKIETFFNSLTGRMPTIVYPMLPASTEKTPKPDLEY, from the coding sequence ATGAAACTAACAACTATCTTACTTAGTTCAGCTGTTTTGGCTGGTTCTTTATTTGCAAATTCTAATTTAGCACAAAGTGCTAAAGATTTTGGGCTCATCGCAATTCCGGCGGATAAAGCTGAGTTGACAAAGTTAATTGAAGAATCTTCGCCTGATTCAAAAGCATTCCCTACAACTGAAAAAAGAGTAGAACTTGGTAAAAAATTATATTTTGATCCAAGACTATCAAAAAGTGGAATAATATCTTGTAATACCTGTCATAACTTAGGTTATGGTGGCGGGGATAACATTCCTGCTTCAACTGGTCACAAATGGACACCAAACCCACACCATATAAATGCACCTACTGTTTATAACTCAGTATTTAACTCTGTTCAATTTTGGGATGGTAGAGCTTCACACTTAGCAGAACAAGCAGCAGGACCTATGACTGCAGCACCTGAAATGGCTTCTACTCCAGAGCGTGTTGAAGAGATTATAAACTCAATCCCTGCATATGTAAGAATGTTTAAAGATGCATATGGCAAAGATGTAAAAGTTAATTTTGACCTTATTACAACTACTATTGGAATATTTGAAAGAACCCTAGTAACACCTTCGAGATTTGATGACTTTTTAAATGGCGATGATAATGCTTTAAGTAAAGAAGAAAAAGAAGGTCTAGAGCTATTTTTAAACAATGGTTGTGTATCTTGTCATAACGGAATTAATCTTGGCGGAACAATGCAACCTTGGGAAGTTGCATCTCAGTATGAATTCTCTAATGTAGGTGATTTTAAAGGCGATGAAAATGGAATGGTTAAAACTCCAATCCTAAGAAACATTCACCTAACAGCACCTTACTATCACAATGGTGCTATCTGGTCACTAAAAGACGCTATAAAAGGAATGGGAAGTATCCAACTTGGCATAGATATTTCTGATGAAGATGCTAAAAAAATTGAAACATTTTTTAATTCTCTAACAGGAAGAATGCCAACTATTGTCTACCCAATGTTGCCAGCTTCAACAGAAAAAACACCAAAACCTGACTTAGAATACTAA
- a CDS encoding PAS domain-containing protein, giving the protein MELNIHRPTPVNIELALDPNRYFISKTDTKGIITSVNEYFMKIAGYTREELIGKPHSIIRHPDMPKIIYKILWDKIQSGQNIAAICKNLAKDGKYYWVVTDFEINKDPNTGEIIEYTAYRRAPSRETIETVIPIYKELIEAEKIGGMEASEKHLQRILKNMGMSYDDFINNELKKSGLADAFKGAMKSAWGKFFGK; this is encoded by the coding sequence ATGGAATTAAATATACATAGACCAACCCCAGTAAACATCGAACTAGCTCTTGATCCAAATAGATATTTTATATCCAAAACAGATACAAAAGGTATTATAACTTCTGTAAACGAGTATTTCATGAAAATAGCAGGTTACACCAGAGAAGAATTAATAGGAAAACCACATAGCATAATAAGACACCCTGATATGCCTAAAATAATATATAAAATTCTATGGGATAAAATTCAAAGCGGTCAAAACATAGCAGCAATTTGTAAAAATCTTGCAAAAGATGGCAAATATTACTGGGTTGTAACAGATTTTGAAATAAACAAAGATCCTAATACAGGTGAAATAATAGAATACACAGCATATAGAAGAGCGCCCTCTAGAGAGACTATTGAAACTGTAATTCCAATATATAAAGAACTTATTGAAGCAGAAAAAATAGGCGGAATGGAAGCAAGTGAAAAACATTTGCAGAGAATTTTGAAAAATATGGGCATGAGTTATGATGATTTTATTAATAATGAGTTAAAAAAGAGCGGTTTAGCTGATGCTTTTAAAGGTGCTATGAAAAGTGCTTGGGGTAAATTTTTTGGTAAATAG
- the nfsB gene encoding oxygen-insensitive NAD(P)H nitroreductase: MKTITEALKWRYATKAYDATKRISDEDFAEIENILQYIPTSTNFQPSHFIIASDEAGKERVAKGAKGAYIFNYDKIKNASHVIVFCSKVYVDDNHLKEILEQEEKDNRFIKPHHKEKMHNGRKVFLDVHRYNLKDEAHWHAKQTYIAVGAVLLGAAELGIDATPMEGFDQALLDEEFNLRENGYTAQVIVALGYRDESKDFNLNVPKSRLSKNRVITKA, encoded by the coding sequence ATGAAAACTATTACAGAAGCTTTAAAATGGAGATATGCTACAAAAGCATATGATGCAACAAAGAGAATTTCAGATGAAGATTTTGCAGAAATTGAAAATATTTTACAATACATTCCAACAAGTACCAATTTTCAACCTTCTCATTTTATTATTGCAAGTGATGAGGCGGGCAAAGAACGAGTTGCCAAAGGAGCTAAAGGGGCATACATTTTTAACTATGATAAGATAAAAAATGCATCACATGTAATTGTATTTTGTAGTAAAGTTTATGTAGATGATAATCATCTCAAAGAAATTCTTGAACAAGAAGAAAAGGATAATCGCTTCATAAAACCACATCATAAAGAAAAAATGCACAATGGTCGTAAAGTTTTTTTAGATGTGCATAGATATAATTTAAAAGACGAGGCACATTGGCATGCTAAGCAAACTTACATTGCTGTAGGAGCTGTTTTACTAGGAGCTGCAGAGCTTGGTATAGATGCAACCCCAATGGAGGGTTTTGATCAAGCCTTACTTGATGAAGAATTTAATTTAAGAGAAAATGGTTACACTGCTCAAGTCATTGTTGCACTTGGATATAGAGATGAGTCAAAAGATTTTAATTTAAATGTTCCTAAATCACGCCTTTCAAAAAACAGGGTAATCACAAAAGCATAA